One segment of Anopheles stephensi strain Indian chromosome 3, UCI_ANSTEP_V1.0, whole genome shotgun sequence DNA contains the following:
- the LOC118511396 gene encoding carnosine N-methyltransferase, with amino-acid sequence MESSSSSNNTKEPLIDDADTSVVEDMEEERRNFFKIIAAFKYYRHSSMAELKRKESFLQTLPPAHQKMLSNYREHLQNLKRCIEVNAQVIKQIIQDANCLFQNADHNIEPDLQPSDGLKLRYQDFQKVQITMKQIFRDWSEQGKLERDQCYTPIIDEIKSFFDPAKYDLAKVKILVPGAGLGRLIYELACQGFYCEGNEFSLFMLIASNFVLNRCVVANQCTIYPWVHQFVNNLSQQNQLVPVTFPDVSPRKFPPKGTMNMVAGDFLQVYRDEDYWECIATCFFIDCANNIIEFVEVIKKILKPGGIWVNLGPLLYHFSDVPGEGSIEPTYEDLLEIIRSLGFIILKNETNVVTTYSQNPNSMHQSHYNSIYLVCQKPIN; translated from the exons ATGGAATCGTCCTCATCTTCTAACAATACCAAAGAACCATTAATTGACGATGCCGACACGAGTGTTGTCGAGGATATGGAAGAGGAACGACGGAACTTTTTCAAAATCATTGCCGCCTTCAAGTACTACCG GCACAGCTCAATGGCTGaactgaagcgaaaggaaagcttTCTACAAACGCTACCACCGGCACACCAGAAGATGCTTTCGAACTACCGGGAGCATCTGCAGAACCTGAAGCGCTGCATCGAGGTGAATGCGCAAGTTATAAAGCAAATCATTCAGGATGCCAACTGTCTGTTTCAAAATGCGGACCACAATATCGAGCCCGATCTGCAGCCGTCCGACGGGCTGAAGCTGCGCTATCAGGACTTTCAAAAG GTACAAATAACGATGAAACAAATATTTCGCGACTGGAGCGAACAGGGCAAACTGGAGCGAGACCAATGCTACACACCAATAATAGACGAGATTAAGTCATTTTTCGATCCTGCTAAATA TGACCTCGCAAAGGTGAAAATATTGGTGCCCGGTGCGGGGCTTGGTCGGCTGATTTACGAGCTTGCCTGCCAGGGGTTCTACTGTGAAGGAAACGAATTTTCTCTCTTCATGCTGATTGCGTCCAACTTTGTATTAAACAG ATGCGTTGTTGCCAATCAATGTACAATCTATCCCTGGGTGCACCAGTTTGTGAACAATCTGTCGCAGCAGAACCAACTCGTTCCGGTCACGTTTCCCGATGTGAGCCCAAGGAAATTCCCACCGAAAGGCACGATGAACATGGTAGCTGGAGACTTTTTGCAG GTATACCGCGATGAGGATTACTGGGAGTGTATAGCTACGTGCTTCTTCATCGACTGTGCTAATAACATTATCGAGTTTGTGGAAGTGATTAAGAAGATATTGAAACCCGGTGGGATATGGGTAAATTTGGGTCCACTGCTGTACCACTTCTCCGATGTGCCAGGGGAGGGTAGCATCGAACCTACGTACGAAGATCTGCTTGAAATTATTCGCTCTCTCGGATTCATCATTCTG AAAAATGAAACGAATGTAGTGACGACGTATTCTCAAAACCCCAACTCCATGCATCAAAGCCACTACAATAGCATATATTTGGTTTGCCAGAAGCCCATCAATTGA